A single genomic interval of Melanotaenia boesemani isolate fMelBoe1 chromosome 4, fMelBoe1.pri, whole genome shotgun sequence harbors:
- the LOC121639046 gene encoding ubiquitin carboxyl-terminal hydrolase 34-like — MHLSSLLLQFVSSGGLQLLLEIFSSGILEPKDQGSWTVWQLDCLACLLKLICQFAVDPADLDLAYHDIFSWSSLADNQRKRAWPGKSRKSTVDHGKGLHIPRLTEVFLSLVQGTSLIQRLINVSYTYDNLAHRVLKAQSDHRSRHEVTHYSTWLLVSWAHCSSSVKSSLADSDHLHDWLKKLTLLVPEPAVRHEACNGLYKLSLSGLEGGESINRSFLLLAASTLLKFLPDAQALKPLRVGLIHVWFVLTEKPCVP; from the exons ATGCACTTGtcctctctgctgcttcagTTTGTTTCATCTGGAGGTTTGCAGCTGCTCCTGGAGATCTTCAGCTCAGGCATCCTCGAGCCCAAAGACCAGGGGTCCTGGACTGTG TGGCAGCTGGACTGCTTGGCCTGCTTGCTGAAGCTGATCTGCCAGTTTGCTGTGGACCCGGCGGACCTGGACCTAGCCTATCACGACATTTTCTCCTGGTCCAGCCTCGCCGACAACCAGCGCAAGCGAGCTTGGCCTGGCAAATCCCGCAAATCTACCGTGGATCATGGGAAAGGCCTTCACATCCCTCGCCTCACTGAG GTCTTTCTCAGTCTAGTCCAAGGCACCAGCCTTATCCAGCGCCTCATCAATGTTTCCTACACCTATGACAACCTTGCACACAG aGTTCTTAAGGCTCAGTCTGACCACAGGTCACGACATGAAG TGACACACTACTCCACGTGGCTGCTGGTGAGCTGGGCTCACTGCTCTTCCTCCGTGAAGTCCAGCTTAGCGGACAGCGACCACCTCCACGACTGGCTGAAGAAACTCACCCTGCTGGTGCCTGAG cCGGCAGTGAGGCATGAGGCGTGTAATGGCCTCTACAAGCTCTCCCTGTCTGGTTTGGAGGGGGGAGAATCCATCAACCGGTCCTTTCTGCTGCTCGCCGCCTCAACGCTGCTCAAGTTCCTGCCTGATGCGCAGGCCCTCAAACCTCTGAGGGTGGGTCTCATACATGTCTGGTTTGTGCTGACTGAGAAACCATGCGTTCCCTAA
- the xpo1a gene encoding exportin-1 has protein sequence MSTEMTMLADHPARQLLDFSQKLDINLLDHVVNSLYLDDKTQQQVAQEVLTNLKDHPDAWTRVDTILEFSQSMITKYYALQILEVVINTRWKILPRNQCEGIKKYVVGLIIKTSSDPANMEKQGIYISKLNMILVQILKQEWPKHWPTFISDIVGASRTSESLCHNNMIILKLLSEEVFDFSSGQMTQVKAKHLKDSMCNEFSQIFQLCQFVLDNSQNAPLVHATLETLLRFLNWIPLGYVFETKLISTLANKFLDVPMFRKVTLKCLTEIAGVSVNQYEDQFVSLFALTMSRLKEMLPLNTNIRAAYANGKDEEQNFIQNLSLFLCTFLKEHGHVIEKRPELRETLMEAQQYMLLVSEVEETEIFKICLEYWNHLTAELYRENPFSTSSAPLLSDVPPRRHLYPLVLSQVRLLTVSRMAKPEEVLVVENDQGDVVREFMKDTDSINLYKNMRETLVYLTHLDSADTERIMTEKLHKQVIGTEWSWKNLNMLCWAIGSISGAMHEKDEKHFLVTVIKDLLGLCEQKQGKDNKAIIASNIMYIVGQYPRFLRAHWKFLKTVVNKLFEFMHETHDGVQDMACDTFIKIAQKCRRQFVQVQVGEVMPFIDEILNHIKTIICDLQPHQVHTFYEAVGYMIGAQTDQAAQELLVEKYMLLPNQVWDGIIQQATANVDILKDTETVCQLGIILKTNVSACKAVGHFFVAQLGRIYLDMLNVYKCLSENISSAVQSSGEMVTKQPLIRKMRIVKKETLKLISGWVSRSNNPQMVADNFVPPLLEAVLIDYQRNVPAAREPEVLSSMAAIVNKLGVHITGKIPIIFDAVFECTLNMINKDFEEFPEHRTDFFYLLQAATSQCFPAFLTFPPPQFKLILDSIIWAFKHTMRDVADTGLQILYTLLQNVSAEEAAAQSFYQTYFCDVLQHIFSVVTDTSHTAGLTMHATILAYMFNLVEEGKVRVALSSTNPGNNQVHVQEYTANLLKSAFPHLQNAQVKVFVTGLFSLNHDIPAFKEHLRDFLVQIKEFAGEDASDFFLEEREAALCHAQEEKRKLQMSVPGILNPHEVPEEMCD, from the exons ATGTCAACAGAAATGACAATGTTGGCAGATCATCCAGCCAGACAGCTGCTGGACTTTAGCCAAAAACTGGACATCAACCTGTTGGACCATGTTGTCAACTCCCTGTACCTGGATGATAAAACCCAG CAACAAGTGGCCCAGGAAGTGCTGACCAACCTGAAGGACCATCCAGATGCCTGGACGAGGGTCGACACAATCCTGGAGTTCTCTCAGAGCATGATCACTAAA tatTATGCGCTGCAGATTCTGGAAGTAGTCATCAACACACGGTGGAAGATTCTCCCTAGAAATCAGTGTGAAG GAATCAAGAAGTACGTTGTCGGGCTGATTATAAAAACCTCCTCTGATCCAGCAAACATGGAG AAACAAGGGATATAcatttcaaaactcaacatgaTACTTGTACAg ATCCTGAAGCAAGAATGGCCGAAACACTGGCCCACCTTCATCAGTGATATTGTAGGAGCCAGTCGGACCAGCGAGAGCCTCTGTCACAACAACATGATCATCCTGAAACTGCTCAGTGAGGAGGTCTTTGATTTCTCTAGCGGACAGATGACCCAAGTGAAGGCCAAGCACCTCAAAGACAG CATGTGCAACGAGTTTTCCCAAATATTCCAGCTGTGTCAGTTTGTCCTG GACAACTCCCAGAATGCACCGCTAGTCCATGCCACTCTGGAGACACTTCTCCGCTTCCTGAATTGGATTCCTTTAGGTTATGTCTTTGAGACAAAACTCATCAGCACATTGGCCAACaag TTCTTGGATGTGCCCATGTTTCGCAAAGTAACACTAAAATGTCTGACGGAGATCGCTGGGGTGAGTGTCAACCAGTACGAGGACCAGTTTGTCAGCCTGTTCGCTCTCACCATGTCGCGGCTAAAAGAG ATGCTTCCTCTCAACACCAACATCAGAGCAGCCTACGCCAACGGAAAGGATGAGGAGCAGAATTTCATCCAGAACTTGAGCCTGTTCCTCTGCACGTTCCTCAAAGAACATGGCCATGTCATTGAGAAAAGACCGGAACTACGGGAAACGCTCATGGAG GCCCAGCAATACATGCTGTTGGTATCGGAGGTGGAGGAGACGGAGATATTCAAGATCTGTCTGGAGTACTGGAACCATCTGACGGCAGAACTGTACAGAGAAAATCCTTTCTCCACCTCCAGCGCCCCACTGCTGTCTGATGTCCCCCCTCGCAGACACCTCTACCCACTTGTTCTGTCCCAG GTGCGTTTGTTGACGGTAAGCCGCATGGCTAAACCAGAGGAGGTGCTGGTGGTGGAGAATGACCAAGGAGATGTCGTCAGAGAGTTCATGAAGGACACAGACTCCATCAATCTGTACAAGAATATGAGGGAGACTCTTG TCTATCTGACACATCTGGACTCCGCTGACACCGAACGCATCATGACAGAGAAACTCCACAAGCAAGTCATCGGCACTGAGTGGTCATGGAAGAACCTGAACATGCTCTGCTGGGCCATTGGCTCCATCAGCGGAGCGATGCACGAGAAGGATGAAAAGCATTTCCTAGTGACTGTCATCAAG GACCTTCTGGGCTTATGTGAGCAGAAACAAGGTAAAGACAACAAGGCCATCATAGCATCAAACATCATGTACATCGTGGGCCAGTATCCTCGCTTCCTGCGCGCCCACTGGAAGTTCCTCAAGACAGTCGTCAACAAGCTGTTTGAATTTATGCACG AGACTCACGACGGCGTGCAGGACATGGCGTGTGACACCTTCATCAAGATCGCTCAGAAGTGCCGGCGTCAGTTTGTCCAGGTTCAGGTGGGAGAAGTGATGCCCTTCATTGATGAGATCCTGAACCACATCAAGACAATCATCTGTGACCTGCAGCCTCATCAG GTCCACACATTTTACGAGGCAGTGGGTTATATGATCGGAGCTCAGACCGACCAGGCAGCCCAAGAGCTTTTGGTAGAGAAGTACATGCTGCTGCCTAATCAAGTGTGGGACGGTATCATCCAGCAAGCTACCGCG AACGTGGACATCCTGAAGGACACAGAGACAGTGTGTCAGCTGGGAATCATTCTCAAGACTAATGTCAGTGCCTGCAAAGCTGTGGGTCACTTTTTTGTTGCCCAGCTGGGACGCATTTACCTGGACATGCTCAATGTCTACAAGTGTCTGAGTGAAAACATCTCCTCAGCGGTCCAGAGCAGCG GTGAGATGGTGACAAAGCAGCCTCTGATCAGGAAGATGAGGATAGTTAAGAAGGAGACGCTCAAGCTAATCTCAGGCTGGGTCAGTCGCTCCAACAACCCTCAGATG GTGGCAGACAACTTTGTACCCCCCCTCCTGGAGGCGGTGCTCATCGACTACCAAAGGAACGTTCCAGCAGCAAGGGAGCCCGAGGTCCTCAGCAGCATGGCCGCCATCGTCAACAAGCTGGGAGTCCACATCACCGGCAAAATCCCCATAATCTTTGATGCTGTCTTTGAGTGCACTTTGAACATGATCAACAAG GACTTTGAAGAATTCCCAGAACACAGAACGGATTTCTTCTACCTCCTTCAAGCCGCCACCTCTCAGTGTTTTCCAGCCTTCCTAACCTTTCCTCCACCTCAGTTCAAGCTGATTCTGGATTCCATCATTTGGGCCTTCAAGCACACGATGAGGGATGTGGCTGACACAG GTCTGCAGATTCTCTACACCCTCTTGCAGAATGTGTCAGCAGAggaagcagcagctcagagcTTCTACCAGACCTACTTCTGTGACGTCCTGCAGCACATCTTCTCCGTGGTGACGGACACATCTCACACTGCAG GTCTGACCATGCATGCTACCATCTTGGCCTACATGTTTAACCTGGTGGAGGAGGGTAAGGTCCGTGTTGCTCTGAGCTCCACCAACCCCGGCAACAACCAGGTGCATGTCCAGGAGTACACGGCCAACCTGCTGAAGTCGGCCTTCCCACATCTGCAAAA TGCCCAGGTGAAGGTGTTTGTAACGGGTTTGTTTAGCCTGAACCATGACATCCCGGCCTTCAAAGAGCACCTGAGGGACTTCCTGGTGCAGATCAAG GAGTTTGCTGGTGAGGACGCCTCAGACTTCTTCCTGGAGGAGAGAGAGGCGGCTCTCTGCCATGCCCAGGAGGAGAAACGGAAGCTTCAGATGTCAGTGCCGGGCATCCTCAACCCTCATGAGGTGCCTGAGGAGATGTGTGATTGA